The stretch of DNA aacaaacaaaaaacaatcaaagtgggcagaagatctaaatagacctttgttcaaagaagacatataggtggccaaaaagcacatgaaaacacACTCAAgaccactaattattagagaaatgcaaatcaaaactacaatgaggtatcacctcatgccACTCAGAAGGTCAAAATGGACATTATCAAAGAAtttacaagaaataaatgctAGGGAAggtgtaaagaaaagggaactcccCCACATTGTtgataagaatgtaaattggtataatcattatggagaacagcatagaggttttttaaaactaaaaacagaactgtcatatgatccaacaatcctgctactgctgctactgctaagtcacctcagtcgtgtctgactctgtgagaccccatagacggcagcccaccaggcttccccgtccctgggattctccaggcaagaacactggagtgggttgccatttccttctccaatgcatgaaagtgaaaagtgaaagtgaagtcgctcagtcgtgtccgactctagcgaccccatggactgcagcctaccaggctcctccatccacgggattttctaggcaaaagtactggagtggggtgccattgccttctccgaattcaattgtaattagcctccaattaaaataaaaaataaaaataaataatttttttaaaagaagcaaacataaataaataaaaataacctagggctacaaaaaaaaaaaaacaaaaaaacgatacctgcacctcaatgttcatcgctgcattatttacaacagccaggtcatggaagcaacctgaatgtccactgaGAGTAATAGATAAAGACAtggtgcatatatacagtggaatattactcagctattaaaaataagagagtGAGAGGGGCTTGGTTAAGGCCAGGAGGGTTTCATGGCTCTTGTAATGACCCACAAATCTGTGCAGTGAACATCTTGACAATGAAGCATCTGTTAATATTTGGCTGAATGAGCACCAGTTGTCAAGAAATGTTTCTTGGATTAAACAGGCACCTACTTCACCAAGCTCTGTGCACACCAGACACAGTTACTGTCAGACACTCCGGCAGAGGCTAAGCCAGTGCCAAGCTTCCAtcagtggaggaaggagggagatagagggtGTCACTAGACAGAGGGGAGCAGAGAGGGAACCAAGGTGAGGACTGTGTGGTTCCTGGATGTAGCCCTGGCTTCCTCCTCTGCACAGCACTCTACCCCCACAGggtgcagcaggccaggccagggctcTCACAGCCAgaggcccaagcatccagcaaTCACATGAGAACCGGGCCTGGCCGCCCCTTGGGGGACCTGTCCAAGCAGCTGGGGAGGGAGACACAGGCAGCCATCTGTTAAGGTGTggcctgtgccaggctctgtgttaaGTCAGTTTATAGGCACATGGTAACTTCATCTCTGGGAAAACCCCAAGATGGAGGAACTCtgattatccctgttttacagatgaggaagctgtcGCTCACAGGAAACAGACGGATGTCCAAGATAACACAGCCAAAGTGGTGAACTGGGATGGTGAACCCAGGTCCACTGACCCCACTGTTGAAGCCAGCTGGGCAGCCTCTGACCAGCCCTGTATGACAGGCCAGGAGCAGCAGAGGGGGGCCCTTTGCCATCTGGTGAACGTCCACAGAGAGTGTCACAGCACTGGCTAATAAGCCCTGTCTCAAGTCTCTTTTTTGGAATGAGATGGTAAAATAATACATGAACTCAACATGGCCATAATTTCTCTTATGTGTATTTCTTTATGGTTTCCCCATCACTCTTCACTCTTCATGTAAAAGTCCTGCCCCATTAAGTTCACACTGActgctctgccatcctcttcaATCACTCCTCTTGGCTTCACCTCCCACTTTTAGATGTTCCCCATCAGGAATAAAGCCTTAGGCTCCTCCCTCACGGTTTTCAGCCCCTCCCCCATTACCACCATCCTTCTGGGAATTCAAGAGGCCCTCTCCGCGCCAACCTCCCAACCTCCCTGGTCTGGACTTCTTCAGAGCCAGTGAGGAAGTCCTGCCCCGCAACCTCAGCCAGTGACTCCCCCCAGGACCACACATAATACTGTCACCATCGGAAACCGCTCCCAGATTTCAGGATTCCAGCATCCCTCCCTAACCACCCACTCCACCCCTCCATCCCTCATGAGAGGAACCCCCTGCCACCCCATGTCACCCAGACGCCTCAAGGACAAATGACAGAAAGCAAGCAGTTACAAGCACAGCCATGAACGCTTTAATAGCAGTGCTAAGGGCAGAAGACCAGGCCTCCCTCATCTATGGGCACTTTGGGGCGAGATGAAGCTACTGATGAGGTGTGGCTGGACTCAGGTGCCTGGGCATCCCTAATTCTCAGGAGCGGGTGGTGAAGCTGCGGGCTGAGAGAAGGCACCAGGCTGGAAAAGGCAGCGGAGATTCTCATTGTTGACCAGCGCCGTCTGCACGTGCTCCGGGCTGATGCGCACCCTGTGGTTGGTGCAGGCCTCCTTCCCCGCCAGGTCCAAGATGTTGGCTATCAGGTACTCAAGGATGCCAGTCAGGAACACGGGCGTCGCTGAGCTCAGGCGGTTGGCGAACTGACCTTCTCGCAGGAGGCGGTCCACGCGGCTCACAGGGAACTGCAGCTCGGCCCTGGTGGAACGGGAGAGGGAGCGTCTCCTACTGCGACGGCAGTTCCAGAGGTGTCTTCCCGGAGACATGGTGTCGGCTGGATGCTGCTTCTATCAGCTCAGACTGATGATACCGCTGGCTGGGGCCTCCTGAGATGCCAGTGTCTCTCTGCTGGCTGTGTCCCCCTGCTCAGGTCTCTTATTGCTCAGGGAGCTGCCTTTGTGACAGCTCAGGCTTTGTGATGTCATCAGTAGCCAATTGGCCCTGACCAGGGCTGGCCTAGAAATGGCTGATAGGAAATCTGGTCTCTCTGTTGAAAAGACCATCTCTTGAAGGGAAGTTTTAACTTTCTGTCAGACTACAACATTCTAGCTAAAAATGTGTTTCAATGGAAAACTAATCTATGTCTGTAAAACACAACTCTGGGTTATTTCATTCCAGTCTTACATCATCTTTGAGCCCTTTTACATCCTTTTGGAAGCCTGTAGGTCACTGATACAACCTTTGCTAAAGGCTCAATTTCCTTTTCATACAGCAATCAAACAATCTGGCCTCTATTAATGTATTTATCCTACTATTTCTGATCAATATTACTTTTCCATTCTTTGGTTTCTCTTGTCAACTAGTTATAACATCTGCCCATTTCCTTATGTGATAAATGCTTTAATACATGTTCCTATCTAGGTAAGTGTCAGGATTTTATACTTATTTGATAATTATCTTTGTTTTGGAAGACACACCCATATGTCCAATTGTTCCACCTATCATGGCCATGTGACTTCAATGACAGAGACGTAAACTACATGAAAATTTAAAGCCCAGACATGTCTTTTTCCTGGCTCTCCAATGTGAATTCAATATATCAGTAACACATCATTGactctttttgtaatttttgttttcctctctacTGATTTAATGTATCTATTGTGTTTTTGGCTCCTTTACAGCTAATAAGCTATTTCCTGCTATTGATAGTCATGGTTGGTAATCTGGTTTTTagttttccttgtatttttttgttAAGGTGAAGTCcatgtaacataaaattcaccatttcagCAATTTTAAGAGTAGTAATTCAGTGTTTTTGTTACAAATACATTCATGATGTTGTGAAAATATCTTCAAATTCCAGGATAGTTTCTTTAACCCCCAAAGAAATTCCAAACCCATTAAGCAGTAAGGCCTTATTCCTCAATCCCCACAAGCCCTGGCAAACACTCTACTTCCTGCCTCTATGGGTTGACCTATActagacattttatataaatggactcATATAATATGGGGcagtgtgtattttatttctttcacgtagcacattttcaaggttcatccacgttaTAGCAGGTATCAGTACTTCATAAATTGTTATAGCTGAAAAacagtccattttatttatttatttatttatttatatatattttatatatatatatatatatatatatatatatctcggagaaggcaatggcaccccactccagtactctcacctggaaaatcccacggatggaggagtctggtaggctgcagtccatggagtcactaagagtcatacacgactgagtgacttcactttcaattttcactttcatgcattggagaaggaaatggcaacccactccagtgttcttgcctggagaatcccagggacagcagggcctggtgggctgccatctatggggtcgcacagagtcggacacgactaagacgcaacttagcagcagtagcagcagcagcatagcatatatatatatgtgtgtgtctgtgtgtacatgtgtgtgtatatgtacgagtgtgtgtgtgtgtgtgtgtgtgtgtatttatatatacatggacttccctgatagctcagctggtaaagaatctacagtgggggagacctgggtttgatccctgggttgggaagatccctggaggaggacatggcaacccacttcagtattcttgcctagagaatccccatggtcagaggagcctggcgggctgcagtccatgggattgcaaagagttagacatgattgagtcactcatgattgagtgactaggcacagcatatatatatatatatatatatatatatatatatatatcatattttttttttttcattcaccaACTGATAGACATGTGAATTACTtttggctattaaaaataatgccactataaacatttatgtaaaaGCTTTTCTGTTAACACAtggcttcaattttttttttaaatgcagatttttaaggttttctttttttagtattttaaaatattgaatttgttataatactccttctgttttttatttgttttggtttttttttggccacaaggcatgtgggatcttagcttcctgaccagggatcaaacccataccccctgtattggaaggagacgtcttaaccactggactgccagagaagtccctggctTCAATCTTCTTATGTATATACCTAAAAGTACAACTGTTTGGTCATGTGGTGAGACTTTTTACTTATGATCTGACCATTTGAAGCTCTCTCTAGATTGATGGTTTGTAGAGATCTAGTTCTCACTAGGTGAGAAACAACATAGAATCTGGTTCATCCatcttttttgtctatttttgagCTCAAATTAATGAACAAGTTCATGTCCTCTGGGAGGCTGACTGTTTCTATGTTTATACTTGACCTATGGCTGAAATTGTAGAATTGAAGCTATAAGCTCTATTTCTCTCTGCCTGTATATCTGTGCCTATAATTCAGAAATGCTTTCACAAACTCTGTGTACATAAAGCTTTCCTACCTCTACATAGTATTAACATAGATTATAAATTATCTGAAATTAATGGGGCTCAGTTCTGATTGGCATATTTAAACACTTGCTTACATATATTGACTATTCCTAAAATTTCctaaaataaggaaactgaatttCTGACCTTTTAAATAcactattaaaaatatacaaaataatatacatgtgaaaataaaaatatattggagaaggaaatggcaacccactccagtattcttgcctggaaaatcccatggacagaggagcctggcgggctaccatccaggggattgcaaagagtcagatacacttCTGTAAGTCCTAAGgatttgtgtttatttaaaattgagTTTATGAAATACTGTATTGTCCCTTTGCTTAACAGATAGCCTTGCTACTACCATTCACGTTTACATGGGTGCCTACTGGTGAATCCTTGAGGCTGGCTTCCCCTCTATCCATGTTCAACTCTGCCTTAGGTGGGACACTCTCTCCACTCCTGGCCCTCCTGGCAGATTCCTCCCTAGGCTGATGGACTGCACCTCCTGCCATGCCCTCCC from Bos mutus isolate GX-2022 chromosome X, NWIPB_WYAK_1.1, whole genome shotgun sequence encodes:
- the H2AL3 gene encoding histone H2A-like 3, producing the protein MSPGRHLWNCRRSRRRSLSRSTRAELQFPVSRVDRLLREGQFANRLSSATPVFLTGILEYLIANILDLAGKEACTNHRVRISPEHVQTALVNNENLRCLFQPGAFSQPAASPPAPEN